From the genome of Streptomyces sp. JH34:
CCGCCGCGATCTGCAGGACCAGCACCGCCAGAGCGGTCCCGGCACCGGGAGGGCCGGCGGCGGGCCCATGGGCACCCAGTCCGCGCCCCCGCCCGGAACCGGCGAACCGCACGCCCGGCTGAACCCGAAGTACCTCTTCGACACCTTTGTGATCGGCGCGTCCAACCGCTTCGCGCACGCGGCGGCCGTCGCCGTCGCCGAGGCCCCCGCGAAGGCGTACAACCCCCTTTTCATCTATGGGGAGTCGGGACTGGGCAAGACCCACCTCCTGCACGCCATCGGGCACTACGCACGGAGCCTCTACCCAGGTACCCGGGTGCGGTACGTGAGCTCCGAGGAGTTCACCAACGAGTTCATCAACTCGATCCGCGACGGAAAGGGCGACACCTTCCGCAAGCGGTACCGCGACGTGGACATCCTCCTGGTCGACGACATCCAGTTCCTGGCGAGCAAGGAGTCGACGCAGGAGGAGTTCTTCCACACCTTCAACACGCTCCACAACGCCAACAAGCAGATCGTGCTGTCCTCGGACCGTCCGCCCAAGCAGTTGGTGACGCTGGAGGACCGGCTGCGCAACCGGTTCGAGTGGGGTCTCACCACTGATGTGCAGCCTCCCGAGCTGGAGACGCGTATCGCGATCCTCCGCAAGAAGGCGGTGCAGGAGCAGCTCAACGCCCCGCCGGAGGTTCTCGAGTTCATCGCCTCGCGCATCTCGCGCAACATCCGCGAGCTGGAGGGCGCCCTCATCCGTGTGACCGCCTTCGCGAGCCTGAACAGGCAGCCCGTGGATCTCGGTCTGACCGAGATCGTGCTCAAGGACCTGATCCCGGGCGGCGAGGACTCGGCCCCCGAGATCACGGCGCCGGCCATCATGGCGGCGACCGCGGACTACTTCGGGCTGACGGTGGAAGATCTCTGCGGATCCTCCCGCAGCCGCGTCCTGGTGACCGCCCGCCAGATCGCCATGTACCTCTGCCGCGAGCTGACGGATCTTTCCCTGCCCAAGATCGGTGCCCAGTTCGGCGGGCGCGACCACACCACGGTGATGCACGCCGACCGGAAGATCCGCGCGCTGATGGCGGAGCGGCGCTCCATCTACAACCAGGTCACCGAGCTCACCAACCGCATCAAGAACGGCTGACGCGCCGCGACGGCGGCTCAGGGCCGCAGCTCCACGCCCCGAGGGCGCCTCACGAGGACCGTACGACGTCCTCGTGAGGCGCCCTTCTTCGTTCGGGAGCCCATGACAGTGGGCCTGAGCGGACACGGCCCTGAGCCGACGAGAAGGCGGCGCCCGGGAGCGGTGAACGCCCTGTGGCGTCGCCGGAGTCTTGTCCTGAACCGTTCCTGAGCCGTTCCTGAGCCGCCCGGGCGCGGTCCCACAGCAGTCCTCGACGCCCTCCGGGGCCCTCGACGCAGCCGTCTCCCACTCGGTTCGGAGATCCGCGAGTCCGCTGAATCCAGGTGGAGTGTTCGAATACAGGCCCCTGATGAGCCCTTCTCCACAGTGGAGGCCGGAATCCGGCGTCCACAGCCTGGGGACTGCGAAGTTGTCCAGATTGCGTCCACAGGGTCTGCTGTCGATACTCCATCAGGCCAGGTCACATGCCTGGGGATTTGTGGTCAACGATGATCCACAGCCTGTGGACAGAATCTGCGTCCACAGGCACTCGATGATGTTGTCCACCGGCGGCCCACAGGCACGTCGCCGTTGTCCCCAGCTTCTCCACACCCCTGTCCACTGTTCGGCAACCCGACACCGCCTTTCACTGCCGCGAGTGAAAGGCGTCACACCAGGACCCCGGATTGAGCTGTGGGGAACGGGGGTAAAGCTGGGGACAGGCCTGGGGAGAAGTCCCCCCGCCCTGTGCATCGGGTGTGCAGAACTTTCGCGTGTCCACAGAAACGCATGGTTGTCCACCGGTGCCACCCACAGGGACGGTGGACAAAAAATGGCTTCTGACCTGTGCAAACGACGTTATCCACGGTTTCCACAGGGCCTACTACTACTACCACTCAGAGTTAGCCAGGAATCAGCTTCGAAGCAGGGCCTGTGCACAACTCGAGCGGCGACCTCGGCACGCCTCTTGGCGCGACTTGACCCCGAGCAGCAACGAGTGTCGGTGCCGTACGTCAGACTGGACCCCGGCGGTCTCCCCCAGCCTCTCGGCAGGGAGCCCCGTTCAGACGACGATGGCCAGCAGGGCGAGCGAGCAACAGCAGGAGGCGGTTCCGGTGAAGATCCGGGTGGAGCGCGATGTACTCGCGGAGGCGGTGGCCTGGGTGGCCCGTAGCCTCCCGGCCCGTCCGCCGGCG
Proteins encoded in this window:
- the dnaA gene encoding chromosomal replication initiator protein DnaA, whose protein sequence is MADVPADLAAVWPRVLEHLLGEGQQGIQPKDKQWIERCQPLALVADTALLAVPNEWGKRVIEERLTPLISETLTRECGRPIRIAITVDDSAGEPPAPPAPPRHQPHQGQQSHRYQGPQHDEPARDDGYDGYGHRPSDDGMPTARPAYPDYQQHRPGPGAWPRAQEDLAWQPRHGGYQDRDPYASPRSQQPQHDYRPQPSEHQGYEQQRDSRDRRDLQDQHRQSGPGTGRAGGGPMGTQSAPPPGTGEPHARLNPKYLFDTFVIGASNRFAHAAAVAVAEAPAKAYNPLFIYGESGLGKTHLLHAIGHYARSLYPGTRVRYVSSEEFTNEFINSIRDGKGDTFRKRYRDVDILLVDDIQFLASKESTQEEFFHTFNTLHNANKQIVLSSDRPPKQLVTLEDRLRNRFEWGLTTDVQPPELETRIAILRKKAVQEQLNAPPEVLEFIASRISRNIRELEGALIRVTAFASLNRQPVDLGLTEIVLKDLIPGGEDSAPEITAPAIMAATADYFGLTVEDLCGSSRSRVLVTARQIAMYLCRELTDLSLPKIGAQFGGRDHTTVMHADRKIRALMAERRSIYNQVTELTNRIKNG